The DNA segment GTCCCTAAAATATTATGCTTTGCACTTGATCAGAACTATGTCTACAAAGCTGGCTTAAAGTCACCCCACACAGTGCATTGTTATAAGCAGATTTCAGTTTATGTGCTGAGCTTGTTAAACCTTCATTAATAGCCATCACTTGATCCTTGATGCCGGGAGCGCGGATTCTTTCTATTTAACAAGGCAGAAAGCACAGACGGGCTGAATCCCAGCTTATAGAAGCCATTGCAATGAGACGCTCATCACAGCGATGCAGATGGAAAGCAGGAGACTGTAGCTGTTGACTGAAGCAGAACCAGGCACTGGAAAATAACATGAAATAAAAAACATAGTTAGCAATTATCCTCTACAGCATCCTTTAAACTTATTCGAGCAGGAATAATTTTTAGTGTAAAACAGCACTTTTCACAAAATTCACTTCACATTGAAGAGCAGAACGattacatttcatagaatcatagaatcacagcacagaaggaggccattcggctcatccaacctgtgccggctctctgcaacagcacttcagctagtcccactccccctccctttccccgtagccctgaaaattattttctttcagctacttatccaattcccttttgaagccacgattgaatctgcctccaccttcaggcagtgcattccagatcctaaccactcgctgcgtaaaaaggtttttcctcatgacgcctttggttcttctgccaatcaccttaaatctgtgccctctggttctcgtcccttccgccaatgggatcagtttctctccatctactctgtccagacccctcatgattttgaacacctctatcaaatcttctctcaaccttcactgctttaaaggagaacaaccccagcttctccagtctatccacgtaactgaagtctctcatccctggaataattctcgtaaatctttactgcaccctctcttaatccttcacatccttcctaaagtgtggtgcccagaattggacacagtactccagttgaggctcaactagtgttttataacgtttcatcataacttccttgcttttgtattctatgcctctatttatgaaacccaggacccCGTAtgattttttaaccgctttctcaacctgccctgccaccttcaaggatttgtgcacatataccccaggtctctgttcaagcaccccctttaggattgtaccctttagtttatactgcctctcctcgttcttcccaccaaaatgtatcccttcgcacttttctgcgttaaatctcatctgccacgtttccgcccatttcaccagcctgtctatgtcctcttgaagtctaccactatgctcctcgctgttcactatacttccaagttttctgtcatctgcaaatgttgaaattgtgccctgtacacccacatccaagtcattaatatatatcgcaaaaagcagtggtcctagtacctacccctggggaacaccactgtataccttcctccagtccaagcaacaaccattgaccactactctctgtttcctttcaattatgccaatttcgtatccattctgccactgttccttttattccatgggcttcaacgttgccggcaagcctattatgtgacactttatcaactGCCATTTTTTTTTCAAACTTATTTGATTAAATTCTTCTAGTTATGAACCACAGCATATTTTGTTAGTTGGTTCTGTACACACTTGTACACGATTATGTGTGAATGGAAGTGACTGTGAATCTGCGTAGATTAACCTCTGTTAGATTTGAGTCtatggccagaatcttcccagcctcgtgagtgcgggtttggaggcgggcccactgtcaaaatggccctgatagaCAGCAGGTTGGAAGTCTGCTCTTAACCCATCTGCGCATCGCAGACCCAACAGCAAGCGGCAGACCAGTCAATTAAGATGATTGACAGGTACTTTGATAATATTTACAAGAATTTTAACCAGGCACTTGCTATTTTACCAAGTTTTTGACGAGATTACCGTCCCTCGGGGAACacaccaggtaagtgtgtcgggttcgcaatgactctccattgctttgactagttgacagctgcagaagtggtacaaAAGCTCCCATTTGACAGTTGCTCCCTTTCCAATGTcataagctgaagccttcaggatttggaagactttTGAGCTAtatcagtttggaagtgtttgcagtgacctCTCTAGTCatcgtcacctccttggagcaacctctcttaccattgacagatcgcttctgtcatctcaacctcacctgccagctATTCCaggagcatcggtgcccttgaaaaaatctcaccttgttcctcataatcccaccatgatcagccccaacaccaacatcactaaacacatcagcatcaccaccaacaacaccaaccttttccgcaatcacctgatgatgcacaggacacagggcatcagcacctgaccacattggtaCCCGGgatgccaggaatggcctcaccatggccacatttacttcactcgacgctgtacaccctggctgccacatgatgccccaggttggcaccaccccacaccagctccataaagcattcctgcaatgcccaagccaatcCGTTCACccgcatcaccattgtggggggtacccttatgtcccaccattcactacaactcactaaaccacttccaaaggtgctcacaaatctgtccgtGAATGCAAAGTGTTCCAaatgaagatttcaatgtttgacaacacatcaacataaactttacatgaacattagctaaagGACTAAAGTGCCTACCCATgtgcgttgttagttggtatgattggacaaggatgagggtgagtgtgaggggtggctagtgagatagggatatgataatatagatagagagagagggatgggtggaaatgCAAGgtgagttagtgtgagtaaggatgtgcagggatagggtagggaaggcatagtgatggggatgtgatgagtggcacagcaggatgagattgagcgtGGCTTTGATGAAacgtttcatgatccactgagctcattgaaaggtttgcgccactgcagccagctcctcctgatgatatccctgcttgtgccctcctgcgcaatgtgcaaccaggctgcgttgctcTCTGGGGATGGtcccttctgcccattggaagggaagaggacctccctacgtgctgtgaccttctccataagcatctggagggagtaatgggagagcctgagtgcagccctgcacctttgtacagtgcttgtcagagtttgcagcacctcaatgctgtagaacacggacagaacaactgtcaaaatgaatgtgcgcatggtccctttaaggaaaccagctgatgacattaTCAAATGACATCAACAGaccccgcttcctgttaattggccgggagccTCACAGGGCAGGCTTAgaagccccatcaacggaagattgtTTTGAGAGGGCAGGCTGCAGAGAGCAGCAGGTTCCCCACAGTCCACCGATGCCGGCCGCACCCGACTCACCACAGATGGCGAAAGCGCGGCCTATATGGGCGCATACACATGTAAACCGCAAGGATGGCACTGCTTTGAAATAAAATATTTTCCATGATGTGCCCATGATGGTATCAACCAATCCTAGACACTATCCAATGTGCTTATCAGAGTGCAGAAAACTGATGTAAAATGACACTTACGCTCCTGAATGGCCATGTTCCCAAGTCCAGCTGCTGATATTCCTCCTTGTAGCCCAATTCCCAGACTGTTCACCTCGGCTACTGTGTGCGAGTTAACCCAACGCTGTACTATTGGATGATTTTCATTTTGTTTAAGTGAGTTAAGGTTTATTCCAAGTAGATCACGTAAGTTCTGAGGAGTGAGTTTCTGAAAGAGATAAAATGGCAGTAATGTAACAAATGCATTTTCTCATTCTTGGTTCCATGTTGTTCTTTAATCCAATGTCATAAAGAGGAAGGTGCCATCAAACCGGTAATATACATAGAAATACATACATAAACAAGGAAGCAGGCTATTCGACCCAACCTGTTTGTGTCAAAGTTAATCATCCACATGAGCAAATACTTCTAATAACATTTACCCGTCCTGTTGCCAGATCCCTTCAACCCCATcttcttcatccacctatccaatctaatcttgagtgTTAATGTAGTTCTGCCTCAACCTCTAACCCTGGAAGTAAATTCCACTGCCTCAAAACTGTCTTTGTAGAGAGGGTTTGTTTGCTCTCTCTTCTAAATCTCTTGTATCAGCCAATAATGCTACCCTATACTCAGATGGGATTAATTCCATTCCTGGTGCGACTCTCTCCAATCAAccatgtaagatttggatcacaggtcactcgCAGATTACCCAACGGGTCTTAGGAGTCATACATCGTTACCCAAAAGGGTCTTAGCAGTCATaaagcattttattaaggagcagtGGTTCAAATGTAGTTAAACACAACATACAATCAGGATAGATGtagtagacatacgaccgtgacaagtagctgatactaGTCCCGATCGGATAGGATGCTGGTGGCATGAACCActcttctctgcaccgtctgccctgaaaagctctttagatatctcttttattctctttttagggatgGAGCCTGGCATAAAATAATGGACAGGACCATTAAACCTAtgatatgtcgagttctttgtctcaactcttagatGAAACCCTCCTCTACACATgcctttcctgtttatactttctgaagcCCCATCTCCCCTGTCCTTATCCTCCCGAGGTTGGAGTCAGactggccattcttggccttcagatgcccgttatcagttatttatgttcacgctgttcaagttgtTTTAGCTATTGCACCATGGAATGCATCATTAAATGTTATAACATCCGCAGGAAATAAAAACCATAAGCAAATTCTAAGTGTCAGTCCAATTAATTTAACATCAGTCTGAGGAGACTTTTTTGTCtcgttatttcttccaatccacgatttcttacaACCAGAACTGTGAAGCATGATTCAGCATGGTCAGTGATTCTATAAAGTGTTTCTTTAAAAGAAAATATCAGGCCTGAAATTGGTCTTGGACAGCTCAGCGAATCGGCTGCCAGTTTAAAATCACGCCCAATTTTTGCTAAATAAACATGCAAACAGTCTGAGTTCATATAGTCTGACTTTAAATCTCTTTGAAAGACGAGGAGAGTTTTGCTACTCTTTTTTTCTTCACAGCTGAGAAAATGATGTTCCCGCTGCAGTTTCTAGTCTAGCGAAGATGCCAGACATAGAGGTTGTGCAGCATGATATGGTCTGTGGTGATAATTGCAGGCGGGACTGAATTAATTACTGTTCGCAGGTGCTGCTTCTagaatgttcagcaatgaactcattgaatggcggtgcaggctagaagggccgaatggcctactcctgcacctattttctatgtttctaatctggtTCATGCACAATGTGACAAAACACTGAATCCTACTGCGATCCTCCACTGATACTTACTTCTACTTCCACTGGATTGAGTCCGCTGAATGTCTGGAAGTCCATGGTAATGTTCCCTGCAGCTAAACTCTGCAGATCAAGAGCTGGTGCACCACCTTTGGGAGAAGAGAAAGAACAGTTATTTACATACATAATCCCATATAAATGCAGATTTAAAATGAAGATTAAATTTCCTTGGTATTAATAGCAAGCTTCTATAGGTGAAGATTGCAATGGTTTGAAaattacgttttttttttaaaacaattcttcaAATAATCAACAAACCAGATTGTCATTTTACTTACCGACATATGGCTTGATGAGGTTATAATAGGCTTTGGGATCACCAGCTTGATCCTGGAATGCAACTTTTGCGATCCCGTAAATGATGTCTTTCTTTGCCTGAGTACATGTGGAAATATCAAGTGGCGTGGCTTTCCTGCAACAGAATGGTTGTGATGTTATATCTGGGTTAACATTAACCCTTTAAAAGGACTATAGTGGTCGGTGTTCACTAACAAGGTCGTCACTTCACTCTGCCcacatgggcaatggcagacatttagagaccgcatggatgaactacaacaattgtacattcctgtctggcgtaaaaataaaaaagggaaggtggctcaaccgtggctatcaagggaaatcagggatagtattaaagccaaggaagtggcatacaaattggccagaaatagcagcgaacccggggactgggagaaatttagaactcagcagaggaggacaaagggtttgattagggcagggaaaatggagtatgagaagaagcttgcagggaacattaagacggattgcaaaagtttctatagatatgtaaagagaaaaaggttagtaaagacaaacgtaggtcccctgcagtcagaatcaggggaagtcataacggggaacaaagaaattgcggaccaattgaacaagtactttggttcggtattcactgaggaggacacaaacaaccttccggatataaaaggggtcggagggtctagtaaggaggaggaactgagggaaatctttattagtcgggaaattgtgttggggaaactgatgggattgaaggccgataaatccccagggcctgatggactgcatcccagagtacttaaggaagtggccttggaaatattggatgcattgacagtcattttccaacattccattgactctggatcagttcctatggagtggaggatagccaatgtaacctcactttttaaaaaaggagggagagagataacagggaattatagaccggtcagcctgacatcagtagtgggtaaaatgatggaatcaattattaaggatgtcatagcagtgcatttggaaagaggtgacatgataggtccaagtcagcatggatttgtgaaagggaaatcatgcttgacaaatcttctggaattttttgaggatgtttccagtagagtggacaagggagaaccagttggtgtggtatatttggactttcagaaggctttcgacaaggtcccacacaagagattaatgtgcaaaattaaagcacatgggattggaggtagtgtgctgacatggattgagaactggttgtcagacaggaagcaaagagtaggagtaaatgaggacttttcagaatggcaggcagtgactagtggggtaccgcaaggttctgtgctggggccccagctgtttacactgtacattaatgatttagacgaggggattaaatgtagtatctccaaatttgcggatgacactaagttgggtggcagtgtgagctgcgaggaggatgctatgaggctgcagagtgacttggataggttaggtgagtgggcaaatgcatggcagatgaagtataatgtggataaatgtgaggttatccactttggtggtaaaaacagagaaacagactattatctgaatggtgacagattaggaaaaagggaggtgcaaagagacctgggtgtcatggtacatcagtcattgaaggttggcatgcaggtacagcaggcggttaagaaagcaaatggcatgttggccttcatagcaaggggatttgagtacaggggcagggaggtgttgctacagttgtacagggccttggtgaggccacacctggagtattgtgtacagttttggtctcctaacctgaggaaggacattcttgctattgagggagtgcagcgaaggttcaccagactgattcccgggatggcgggactgacctatcaagaaagactggatcaactgggcttgtattcactggagttcagaagaatgagaggggacctcatagaaacgtttaaaattctgatggggttagacaggttagatgcaggaagaatgttcccaatgttagggaagtccagaaccaggggacacagtctaaggataaggggtaagccatttaggaccgagatgaggaggaatttcttcacccagagagtggtgaacctgtggaattctctaccacagaaagttgttgaggccagttcactgaatatattcaaaaaggagttagatgtagtccttactactaggggaatcaaggggtatggtgagaaagcaggaatggggtactgaagttgcatgttcagccatgaactcattgaatggcggtgcaggctagaagggccgaatggcctactcctgcacctattttctatgtttctaagcagaaAATCCCATGTTCACAAAGTGGTCCTGGGGACTTTTAGAGGTCACTGCTGTGACAGCTCAACGGGGAGTTTGGATGTTCTCCTGGCTCCACTGCAGTTGGTGAAATCATGTTGTAATCTTCATTATGTTTTCCCCTTCAAATACAGCTTCTGTGGACTTGGAGCTCGAGCACACACTGATTGGAATGCTGAGCTCTGCTGCTCTGCCCAGCAGTTGATAGCCTCAACGTCTTCaatggtcacccatcacccctgtgctcgttcacctacattggcttccagttaagccacgcctcgatttcaaaattctcatcctggattTCAAATCCCTCTACGGCCTcgtacctccctatctctgcaatctcgtccagccccacaacctcccctgagatgtctgcgctcctctaattcagccctcttgaacatccctgattgtaatcactcaaccattggtggctgttgccttctgttgccgaggccccaagctctggaactctctgcctaaacctctctgcctctctactgctctttgctccttcaagacgctgcttactaaacatatctctttgaccacgtttttgttcacctgcgctaatttctacttatgtggctcggtgtcatttttaaaaaaaatctcataatactcctgtgaagcgccttgggacgtttcactacattaaaggtgctatataaatacaagtcgttgttgttgttgttcaagtGCCTACATTTGAAATTCACTCTGATATTTTTGTCTCTCTGTCCCATGGGCCAACATGATTTTTATAGACATGAGTGGGTGGGATTTCACACATTTAACTTAGAGAATAGATTGGCAGAATAGCTGCAGAGAATTTGACACTTACTTTAGCTCACTGGGAAGGATGGTTCGAAGATGTTCTTCACTCAGAGTACACAATGTTGGACCACCAATCGCATCCAATGCAACTGCATTTAGCGGCCCAGATCTCTGCAGGTAATTTGCAATAACTGCATTTGTCTGAAAAGAAAGAAAACAGTGAAAGGTCACTAACTTTTTCTCCATACTCAGCATCAACTCAGAATTTTTTCCATTTACTCATTCACTACATTCACATTTTTCAGCTATTGAAATAAGAGGAATTGCAATATGACAAGGTGTGCTTACTGGAAATCTGGAATCGAAACAGAAAGTAATAAAGGGTCAGAACTGAATGCAAGTTCCTTTGGCTATTGAATgagctgctgtgtatttccagcattctccctTGTTACTACCATCAAAATAAATTGTGTCAGAATCAGGTTTGTGATGGATTTGATTTTCAGTAAAGATCTTCACTGAGGTTAGCTCTAGTgcccatttttagtaatatttctgTGAGAACCCCCCCCAAGCATGATATTTTTTGGAATAGGGAGCGTCAATCGGAGACAATGGCCCGTATTTTGCGATCAGCGGCGAAGGAAGAGCGTTTGCCGTTCACTACACTTGCATCTGCCCAGAGCATTTTTCCGCCGTTGCGTGGCAACTTGCTGTCATTGGGCAGCTGATCCAGCGTGACGCCCCCTACAGGGGTTCTGTGGCATAGGTCTGCAGAACAAGCACCAgtgtggctcttcaaccaatcagattgaataatCCTCGCTGTGGCATGCAGAGTCTAAACCCAGGAAGTATAcagtagagagggaaagaaaggtggGGTTGTTAATCCGTACCGTGTTAGTACTTGGGCTATTCCGCAACACAAGTGCAAGGGTGTCCGCATCTGTGATGTTCCATGTTCTGATCTCCTCAGGGCCGTACACGGTTATAATGAAGCCCAACTGTTGTATCTGTTCTTGTGGGAGTCCATTCGTGTATATCTGTTCCAAAATTGCCCAAAATTTATATTCAGTCAGATTAAAGTGCACAAATTCCAAAAAATACATTTTCAACATTTCCCTTCACACcaagtattacatagtatttacagcaaaggcacaggtcattcagcccaacgggtccatgccggtgtttatgctccacacaagagtCCTCCCACCCctgttcatctaaccccatcaacatatccttctattgctttctctcTCGTGTATTTATCTAGCTTGCCCTTAAAGGCATCTGTGCGATTCACCTTAACCacaccctgtggtagtgagttccacattctaaccactgtctgcagaaagaagtttctcctgaattccctactggatttattagtgactatcttatagttatgGCCCCTAGTCCTTTTCTCGCCTGAaaatagaaacatcttctctacatctacacgaaaccctttcataatcttgaagaccaccATCAGGACAccactcagtcttctcttttctgcaGATAAAAAACTCAAACCTGATCAATCTTTCCTGATATAATCTGTATAAccactcagttctggtatcattctagtaaattgtTTTTATACTTTCTCCAATGCCTCGATATCCATTTTATAACATGGAGACgtaaactgttcacagtactccaagtgcgctctaaccaaggttctatataagtttaacataacttctctgcttttcaaatctatacctctagaaataaactcctgCGCTTTGCTTGCTTTTTTATTGCTGTATTAACCTCCGTCGTTACTTTTAGTGATCTGTATATCtatacccccagttccctctgttcctccaccccATTTAGACATTGATTTTTCAAGGAGTATGTGccctctttattcttcctaccaaaatgtattacctcacacttatctatgaaGTTCATTTAACAatgacacacccattctgcaagtttattaatatcttcctgtattttgtcgcaaTCCTCCATATTAACTAaagtccccaatttggtgtcattcacaaatttagaaattgtgcttttgattcctgGGTCCAAATCGTTGATGCAAATTGTGAGCAActctggtcccagcaccaatccttgtgggacAGCACTTCCCATCATTTGCCAAATGCCTTTAACACCTCCTCTGTGTTCTCTGgtctgtagccagcttgctatccataccCTCACTTATCCCCTGACTCCAACTTTATATGGCTGTGTGATGGGAATTCTCTTTCTTTTGTCAAATCTACCAGAGAACATAATGATGGAACGCTCCAAGACTGCACACCACCAAATGGGGCCTTGCAAACGGTGGGTCACTCtctcagtgacaattttaaattggtgACAGGTTAAAATCACTCAGAAACCAGCCACTCACCTTACCACCCAGAGTGGAAATGTGGCTTCTTAGGTGTGTAACTGAATGGAGCAAATAACACAGCATCAAAGCTGCAACTTAACCTTATTTAAGCTGCACCAGGAATTTCCAGACAACTTTTATATAAAACCCATTGGCCATTTGCCTTTACTAACTGAGCTGCTAGTAATCCATGGCTGGCTCTGcgtggtgggttgctcagggtactgGAAGTATTCAacgggaaaagctggttttcaaatCATGCAGGCTTACCTCGCCCAGTTTGTGTTTTAATATAAGATGCTGATCTCTGCTGAAAGCAATATGTCCCAGTTCAGTGAGGTTGGCCATCAGCACACTATTGTTCAAACAGGCGTCTAACTGTGAAGCAGAATACAATGCGCCAAGCAATAAATTGTTGGTCATTCCTCCTGTTATGAAGCCCGAGGTACAAGCTGTGAACACAAAACACAGTCATTGTGTGAGAAGCGCGCAGGCCCTGATTTTCTAACATTGTAGAATGAAACCGTTATCGCAAACAAATCCTTTCTATGCTCCCTGAGAAAACAAAATGGTAAGTGTTTTTTTCATGAAGATAGGGCTCTGTTACTTGATGTCCTAAACAGCGCAGGGGAGGTGGGATGaagaccccagagagctgtggaggctgggtcattgaatatatttaaggcggggatagacagatttttgagcgataagggaataaagggttttggggagcgggcagggaagtggagctgaatccatgatcagatcagccatgatcttattaaatggcagagcaggctcaaggggccgaatggcctactcctgctcctttttccttTGTTTTTATGTTAAGACTGTTCTCCAAAATCAGTGAATGAGCACAGCCTCTGGGCACAGTGTAACACGGCCCGATGGGCGGGGCTGCCTAGTTGCTGGTCAGCACTTCATCTGTGGGAGAGACAGACAATGTGGAGCAGCGATCTTGGAGCGAAGAGTTAAAGTCGCGTCAACAGCCCAAGCGATGTTCATGATAGTCGTCCAGTTGGAGGGCCCTCATTTGCACATCCAGTCAGGTCTACACCAATAAACACTTTTCCTCATTGCTGGTTACTTACACGTTTCACGTCTCACTCTTTTAAATAACATCTGGCTGcgtctttctgactctctctcaccaAGAGCCTGTGGAGTGGAAAATAATATTTTATCAGTTACATTTGTTTATGTGAAACAGTTTACATGAATAATTAACTCAATAGAGATGAAGCTAATCGTAAACACTTTTCAATTAAGtaaacagtccatgcctgcatgcagcaagacctggacaacattcaggcttgggctgataagtggcaagtaacatttgtgctacACAAGTGTCAAGGAATGaacatctccaacaagagtctaaccactt comes from the Pristiophorus japonicus isolate sPriJap1 chromosome 15, sPriJap1.hap1, whole genome shotgun sequence genome and includes:
- the LOC139280520 gene encoding mesothelin-like protein isoform X3, with the translated sequence MLFKRVRRETSCTSGFITGGMTNNLLLGALYSASQLDACLNNSVLMANLTELGHIAFSRDQHLILKHKLGEIYTNGLPQEQIQQLGFIITVYGPEEIRTWNITDADTLALVLRNSPSTNTTNAVIANYLQRSGPLNAVALDAIGGPTLCTLSEEHLRTILPSELKKATPLDISTCTQAKKDIIYGIAKVAFQDQAGDPKAYYNLIKPYVGGAPALDLQSLAAGNITMDFQTFSGLNPVEVEKLTPQNLRDLLGINLNSLKQNENHPIVQRWVNSHTVAEVNSLGIGLQGGISAAGLGNMAIQELPGSASVNSYSLLLSICIAVMSVSLQWLL
- the LOC139280520 gene encoding mesothelin-like protein isoform X2 — its product is MQKAALPNCTFSMELLTVIATGFFLTILNAQPALGERESERRSQMLFKRVRRETSCTSGFITGGMTNNLLLGALYSASQLDACLNNSVLMANLTELGHIAFSRDQHLILKHKLGEIYTNGLPQEQIQQLGFIITVYGPEEIRTWNITDADTLALVLRNSPSTNTTNAVIANYLQRSGPLNAVALDAIGGPTLCTLSEEHLRTILPSELKKATPLDISTCTQAKKDIIYGIAKVAFQDQAGDPKAYYNLIKPYVGGAPALDLQSLAAGNITMDFQTFSGLNPVEVEKLTPQNLRDLLGINLNSLKQNENHPIVQRWVNSHTVAEVNSLGIGLQGGISAAGLGNMAIQELPGSASVNSYSLLLSICIAVMSVSLQWLL
- the LOC139280520 gene encoding mesothelin-like protein isoform X1, whose translation is MQKAALPNCTFSMELLTVIATGQSKLFLGLESATFDQQRCRRQRCPIAPFQWSSSPLSPPALGERESERRSQMLFKRVRRETSCTSGFITGGMTNNLLLGALYSASQLDACLNNSVLMANLTELGHIAFSRDQHLILKHKLGEIYTNGLPQEQIQQLGFIITVYGPEEIRTWNITDADTLALVLRNSPSTNTTNAVIANYLQRSGPLNAVALDAIGGPTLCTLSEEHLRTILPSELKKATPLDISTCTQAKKDIIYGIAKVAFQDQAGDPKAYYNLIKPYVGGAPALDLQSLAAGNITMDFQTFSGLNPVEVEKLTPQNLRDLLGINLNSLKQNENHPIVQRWVNSHTVAEVNSLGIGLQGGISAAGLGNMAIQELPGSASVNSYSLLLSICIAVMSVSLQWLL